The genomic DNA TTTACTTGACAGGATGATGAGGTGCCTCCAAGGACAAGATTGTTCCGTAGAAAAGGCAAAACCCGAAAGCTGAAATACTCTACAAAGTCTGCTGGTCATCCATCTGTCTGGAAAAGAATAGCCGGTGGCAAAAACCAGTCCTGTAAACAATACACGCCGTGTGGATGTGTGTCAATGTGTGGAAAGGATTGCCCTTGTCTAACTAATGAAACTTGCTGCGAGAAATATTGCGGGTATGCAAACAAATACAAGTCAAATGTAGAGGATCTTCTTAATTCTTATACTAATCCCTTGATTTCAATTCAGGTGCTCCAAAAGCTGCAAAAATCGTTTCCGAGGATGTCATTGTGCAAAGAGTCAATGCAGAAGCAGGCAGTGTCCCTGCTTTGCTGCTGGCAGAGAATGCGATCCAGATGTTTGCAGAAACTGCTGGGTTAGGTAATCAGTTTAAATCCAGATCTCTTgatgtgaaaaataaattgaatctACTATTTGATGAGTAATTTAAGAAGACTTGCTTATTTACTCAGTTGTGGAGATGGTACTCTCGGTGAAGCACCAAGACGCGGAGAAGGGCAATGCGGAAACATGAGACTTCTCCTGAGGCAACAACAGAGGGTATAACGTCGTCATTAAATCatgcatatacaaaaaaataaaaataaatgtattcaTTGTTAATAAATCTAGTTTCTTGTGTACTATATTTACCAGATCCTATTGGGAAAGTCTGATGTTGCTGGATGGGGTGCTTTTCTAAAGGTAAATCATGTTAATCTCTTTCTCAGTAACTATTGTTTCATACCTCCTCTCTTTACCTATAAATAATCTAATCCTCATCTGATCATCAGAACTCGGTCAGCAAAAATGAATATCTCGGAGAATACACTGGCGAATTGATATCACACCGTGAGGCAGATAAGCGTGGGAAAATATATGACCGGGCAAATTCGTCCTTCCTCTTTGACTTGAATGATCAGGTGACTAAATCTATTACCTCCTATCTGATATATTCCTCTTGGACTTAGTATCTATAAGTTTGTTTTCTATATCTACAGTATGTCCTCGATGCTCAGCGCAAAGGAGACAAGCTGAAATTTGCCAATCACTCAGCAAAACCCAATTGCTACGCTAAGGTACCAAAAGCTCCTCGCTCATATCAGTTTTGGTATCAAAAACCACATGATCTTTTAGTAATTGTACCTTCTCTTTTGCTTATTCAGAAATTCCAGTTATAATGTTTACTAGGAGTAGGTAAAGACTAGTATCAATAATAAAGAGCTCTAAAAAATTAGAGGCGAGAGTAGCATTCTATACAAAGCTAAGTACGAatactaaagaaaacaaatctagCTTTGTAAATTATGATCAAACGACAGTTGTGTCTACAATCTTCGTAAATATATCATTCTTGATGTGGAAAGAGTTTTATTATGTATACAAGAAAAACTTAAGGGTCTTTGTTTGTGTTGTAGGTAATGTTTGTGGCAGGAGATCACAGGGTGGGAATTTTTGCAAACGAACGGATAGAAGCAAGTGAGGAGCTTTTCTATGACTACAGATATGGACCAGACCAAGCACCAGCTTGGGCTCGCAAACCTGAAGGATCAAAGAAAGATGATTCAGCCATTACTCATCGAAGAGCCAGAAAGCACCAGTCTCATTGATGAATGCTGACTATGTAAAATAAGAGCCTCGTTTAAACTAAAAAGTATAGATCATGAGAGATGATATTGAAGCTGGAACTTGTGCTTATATTTTAATTAGTgttgagatttttaatttatcttgaTATAGGGGataaaacaatttatgtatgtattattatttgggtcaataattaaaattttatttggtgGACAGGCCAATCAAAAACAATAGTGTTGTCTTTGGTTAATCAGATTCCAGTAATGatagttatttttttagttactaATCACTGAACCGGAGATGTTTGAGTTGGAGTTTTTTTGCTTCTACGCTCGGAGATGGAAGCTCTAATCTGGACTATGTCGGGCGGGATAGATTGTCAAAACTTCTAAACAGATCACTCTGAATTCAAGTTTCCTAACGAATGATTGGTTGTCTCTAATCTTTTAACCGGACTGTGGATCTACAGACCGGCTTCAAAGCACTCATATCAATTATGGAAATGTATCTTTCGATCTCTAATTATTTCCTTAACATCCCATTCTTTATGTGGATGGTTTAATTACTTCAACGAATAAAACTGATTTAAGTTATTAAATCGAACACACCAGAGTAAGTAAACCAGTAATCTTATTAACGCTAAACCGGTTTCCGGTTTTAGGAGTTCCGAGGGACGGATTTTAAAACACACCTTGGACCAACGGAGGCATAGTTCGAGTCGGATACGGCTCCGTTCCCAGTTTCTCACATCGCATCGCTGGTGAGCTTTTCCACCTTCACTTGATTTAGTCGGATCCAGACCATCTTCTTGCATTTTTCAATTTTGCTTCCGGTAACAGAAATTTTCGTCGTCTTGGAGGAAGGAAGGAACCAATGGCTACGGAGGCAGCTCCGATGGACGAAAAGgcgaagagaatgagagatctATTGTCGAGCTTTTACGCTCCGGATCCTTCAATCTCGACGAGTGGTTCATCGATCAGCGCCTCTTTCGATAACATCAACAGCACTTCATTCGATGCTGATCAGTACATGGATCTCATGGTTAGTCTTCGTTTTCTTTTCCCCTTAGATTATTCGTGAATCGACCACACAAGCGTCAATAGCTTGTAAATTGTTATCAATTATTGAGTATTTCGATTCACTGAAGTTAGATACGGTTCCTTGATCTTGTTTTGTGAGGAGTTCGTTCCAAAGTTAGGTTTAGATCCGACTAGTATCTTCTGGAGCCTGAAAATAGTTGGTACCTTTGAATTGTGCCCTTTACAGTGCAAGGTGTTTGTAGAggacttttaaaattttgattgggtGTGCATATATGGATCAATGTGGTTGGTCATGAATCGTATGAGAATTCTgccaaatttagttttaattagaTCTATGAGGTTTATGGTTCCTCACTCAATTGGATTTATGAGGTTTCTGTTAAGCATGGTGACAGTAGTGTGAGTGACTGATCGAGAAATAATATGCCACGATTTGGTGGTTTTATTGGCCTTTGCAGATTAAAAAGTCGAATCTGGAGGTGCTTCTGCAAAGACATGTTCAAATGGCTGCCGAGATTAAAAATCTTGACACAGACTTGCAAATGCTAGTCTATGAAAATTACAACAAGTTTATCAGTGCTACAGATACCATCAAAAGGTACTTGTAATGGGTCGTGGATCGTTTCATGTGTTTAGTGTGTGATTCTCTTAAAACATTTCAACActtttttgtgtatgatttgaTCACACCAGTCAAAAAAGTTGCTTCTTTACCTGGTAGGATGAAGAGTAATATTTTTGGGATGGAAGGCAATATGGACCAGCTTCTTCAGAAGGTGTTTTGAACACTTGGAATAACATTTAGTTTTAGCTTTTAATATTGTATGAACTTCTAACCCATAGTGACTCCTGCAGATAATGTCAGTGCAATCAAGGAGTGATGGGGTCAATACTTCTCTTTTCGAAAAAAGAGAACATATAGAGAAACTGCACCGGACACGTAATCTTCTTCGTAAAGTTCAGGTATGTTGAATCATTGCTGCTGGCTCATTTTATATACTGTGTTATGTTAGTTGCCATGTTGTCACCTAATTATTAAAACAGTGGTATGCTGCTTGCTATTGTGAATTTACTCAagacttatttttgtaaaagaacAGTTCATCTATGATTTACCTGCAAGACTGCAAAAATGTATCAAGTCAGAAACCTATGGCGATGCTGTCAGGTTCTATATTGGAGCAATGCCAATTCTCAAGGTTTATATCTTTACTGAAATAAATTTCCCATATAGTTCCCTTTCAGTGTTATTGGGGCAATTTTTTTCAGACTTATTTTTAGCGATAATCTTTAATAACAAGAATTTCTCCTTCTGTTCAGGTATATGGTGATACATCATTCCAAGACTGCAGACGAGCTTCGGAAGAAGCTATAGAAATCATCATAAAGAACTTGCAGGTGTAGCTTTTGGTCCTAGTAGCTTACACaaatacctttttgtttatCAACCATATAAACAAATAACTGGTCTTTAtgaatttgtatttgtatttatttgaaATTCTTGATATGAGAAacttaatttttcttgtttgacAGACAAAGCTATTTTCAGATTCAGAATCCATACAGGCGAGAGCTGAAGCTGCAGTGCTTCTTAAGCAGCTGGATGTTCCCGTTAGTACTCTCTCTTAGCTCTATTATTTGTGatgtttaatttgttaaatCATCTGTAATCTGGGTGAAGGTTGGACCTACTTAGAACGTTCCTAATGTTtgtattcttttatatatataattggagttttttctttattgcaTACACGGATCAGTGGTTGTTGTGACATAATTTTGGATATCCTGCAGGTTGATAGCTTAAAGGACAAACTGTTGGAAAAGCTGGAACAATCTCTTGATGGTCTTCAAATTAAGCCTGAGGAAGCAAGTTTACTTGCGGAGCAGAATGATTCATCTAATGATGCGGAAAGCAATGAGCAACATCCTGCTAAAATTCATGAGGTAAACATGAACTATGTCgcttccttttgttttgtgctTCTTATGATTGCTAGTTGAATAACAGTAAACCTGAGTGTATTACTAAGCACTTTGAATATCAGTAGCTGCATTTCAGTGAGGTTCTCAATAGCAATCATATTAagaattcttttcttttacttcctTTCTTCTATCAGACTTTTTTTGTGCACTTTCAATATTCAAATGTTTGCCCCCTTTTTTCTCATAGGATGCTGTGCGTGGATTTTCTGAGGCCATGCGTGCTTATCGAGAAATATTCCCCGACTCAGAAGAAAGACTTTTTAAACTCGCGAGAGCCTTAACTGCAATGTAATGCACTTTTCATTGATCCATAAACGGAGACTCTGTTTGTGTCTAACCTGCATTATTTCTGACACATATGTAGGCACTTTGAGAACATGGATCTATATATAAGAAAGCGGGTTTCTGCAGCAGATTTTCTTCGAATTTTTCGTGAGTACAGTGGTTTTCCTTGTACTACTGTCTCCTATTTATGTTGCATTCCATTCCCTTTGAAAGCTTTTACTAAATCAGTCTAATAACTGTATACTTCATCTGAATTATGTTGGACATAGGAATCATATGGGAAGATGTGGTACTTATGGACGAGGTGCTACCTGAGGCTGAGCTCTCTGATTTATCTGCAGAGGTTGACCTCAATTAATTTATTGGCTAAATGTTTTTACTATGATGTGTAGAACCGTATATGATTACTAGTGCTCGTCATCTCAGGCTGCCCAGGTCACTGTTAAGAAATTCGTTGCAAGGACGTTTTCTCATCTTGAACAGGATATATCAGGTTTGCTGTTTCCTAATTTCTGTTGATGCAAAATTTCTTAGTGTGGGAAAAGAGAGAGGATGAGTATAGCTTGAATAATTCATAATAAGTTCTGTGATATGGCACTTAAGTAAATCTGAAGAGTAGATTAATATCTTCATGAAGTTTTAGTGATTGAAGAAATCAGAACTATAATGAGGTCTATACATGACAGATACCATCTTGAAGTTTGATATCAACCAAAAGGAAGCAGTAGAGGAGGAAGTCTTGAAGGTTGTCCTAGAAGCTAGTAAAAAGGCAGGGCTACAAGGCACCACAGATATATTCCAGGTATATTTCCTTCTGTTATTTATTATGATGTTTTAATTTGGTCGTCATTTCCTCTGTACAAATTCCATGCTCAAACGCTTATATTTGTTTCTATCATTTCAGGACTTCCGTCAGCTTCTTGATGAAAACATTGGAATATTTGTCAAGATGAAGGACTTAATCATTGGCTGGATTCAGAATGGATTTCAAGACTTCTTCAGGTCACTTGAAGCTCAATTTCTAGTACTTTCTGGAAAAACTAGCTCATCAAAGGAGATTGAAGGAGGTTTGGTAGAGGGAAAATCGAGTGACAAAATCCATGCTGGTCTCATCCTTGTATTGGCGCAGCTCTCTGTCTTCGTCGAACAAAAGGTCATCCCGAGAGTTTCTGAGGTAACAAGTCTTACAACTGGTTTGATAATTGAAGTTTAAACCACATTGGTAGCGGAATTGAGAAATTTTTATATGCTAATTCAGGAAATAGCTGCTTCCTTCTCTGGTGGAAATTCCCAAGCCTTTGAGAATGGACCTGCTTTTATTCCTGGAGAACTATGCCGGGTCTTCCATGCAGCCAGCGAAAAGCTTCTCCAGCATGTATGAAATAAACTCCAAAACTTGAGGTCGTCAGAACCTTAACTTCAACtaactaaaataatttcatatttcaGTACATAGACACAAGAACACAGAAGATATCTGTTTTATTGAGGAAAAGGTTCAAGACACCAAACTGGGTTAAGGTATCGCTGTTGTCATGTGACTAGTCTTGTTAGAGAAACATGTTATCAGTCATTGTTTTCTAAAGATTCTAAATATTCTGCAGCACAAGGAGCCACGAGAGGTTCACATGTATGTCGATATGTTTCTTCACGAGGTTTGATGACAACTCTTCTCTTCCTCAATCTTTATAACTAAAGAACATGCAATAACTcatatttgttttggatttctGCTTCACAGTTAGAAGAGGTTGGTAAAGAAGTGAAACAAGTTTTACCTCAAGGGACATTTCGGAAGCACAAGAGAACAGACAGCAACGGAAGCAACACTACAACTTCATCACGGAGTAATACACTCCNTATATGCTAATTCAGGAAATAGCTGCTTCCTTCTCTGGTGGAAATTCCCAAGCCTTTGAGAATGGACCTGCTTTTATTCCTGGAGAACTATGCCGGGTCTTCCATGCAGCCAGCGAGAAGCTTCTCCAGCATGTATGAATTAAACTCCAAAACTTGTGGTCGTCACAGAAACTTAACTTCAACTAACTAAAATCATTTCATATTTCAGTACATAGACACAAGAACACAGAAGATATCAGTTTTATTGAGGAAAAGGTTCAAGACACCAAACTGGGTTAAGGTATCGCGGTTGTCATGTGACTAGTCTTGTTAGAGAAGCATGTTATCAGTCATTGTTTTCTAAAGATTCTAAATATTCTGCAGCACAAGGAGCCACGAGAGGTTCACATGTATGTCGATATGTTTCTTCACGAGGTTTGATGACAACTCTTCTCTTCCTCAATCTTTATAACTAAAGAACATGCAATAACTcatatttgttttggatttctGCTTCACAGTTAGAAGAGGTTGGTAAAGAAGTGAAACAAGTTTTACCTCAAGGGACATTTCGGAAGCACAAGAGAACAGACAGCAACGGAAGCAACACTACAACTTCATCACGGAGTAATACACTCCATAACGATAAGATGACACGGTCGAATTCACAAAGAGCTCGTAGTCAGCTTTTCGAGACGCATCTTGCAAAACTGTTCAAGCAAAAAGTAGAAATATTCACCAAGGTTGAATTTACCCAGGTATAAATACGAAACAACAGAGGTTCCctttttagtttgatcaaaccC from Camelina sativa cultivar DH55 chromosome 2, Cs, whole genome shotgun sequence includes the following:
- the LOC104713599 gene encoding vacuolar protein sorting-associated protein 51 homolog — protein: MATEAAPMDEKAKRMRDLLSSFYAPDPSISTSGSSISASFDNINSTSFDADQYMDLMIKKSNLEVLLQRHVQMAAEIKNLDTDLQMLVYENYNKFISATDTIKRMKSNIFGMEGNMDQLLQKIMSVQSRSDGVNTSLFEKREHIEKLHRTRNLLRKVQFIYDLPARLQKCIKSETYGDAVRFYIGAMPILKVYGDTSFQDCRRASEEAIEIIIKNLQTKLFSDSESIQARAEAAVLLKQLDVPVDSLKDKLLEKLEQSLDGLQIKPEEASLLAEQNDSSNDAESNEQHPAKIHEDAVRGFSEAMRAYREIFPDSEERLFKLARALTAMHFENMDLYIRKRVSAADFLRIFRIIWEDVVLMDEVLPEAELSDLSAEAAQVTVKKFVARTFSHLEQDISDTILKFDINQKEAVEEEVLKVVLEASKKAGLQGTTDIFQDFRQLLDENIGIFVKMKDLIIGWIQNGFQDFFRSLEAQFLVLSGKTSSSKEIEGGLVEGKSSDKIHAGLILVLAQLSVFVEQKVIPRVSEEIAASFSGGNSQAFENGPAFIPGELCRVFHAASEKLLQHYIDTRTQKISVLLRKRFKTPNWVKHKEPREVHMYVDMFLHELEEVGKEVKQVLPQGTFRKHKRTDSNGSNTTTSSRSNTLHNDKMTRSNSQRARSQLFETHLAKLFKQKVEIFTKVEFTQESVVTTTVKLCLKSLQEYVRLQTFNRSGFQQIQLDIQFLKAPLKETVEDEAAIDFLLDEVIVAASERCLDVIPLEPPILDKLIQAKLAKSKEHNNNNNTVSS